AGAAATCGCCCGCGCGGGATGCCGGAATGGATATTGGCGACAAAGTAGTAGCCATCAACGGACAGCATTTTACCTACAACGACCAGTTTGTTGAGGCACTGAAAGATGCGAAAGGCAAAACGGTGGATGTGACCATTGACCGGGACGGTGCGACAAAGACGTTACCGGTGACGATTGGTGAGAATGGGCTGCTTGGGGTCGAACGTACCATGATGAACCTCGACAGCTTGTTTACTTTTAAAACACTCACCTATGGCTTTTGGCAATCCATTCCGGCCGGTGTGACGAAAGGTTTTAATACCGTGGATAATTACCTGAAGCAATTCAAGCTGTTGTTTCAGCCCGAAACGAAAGCATACGAATCATTGGGTGGTTTTATCGCTATCGGTAACATTTTCCCGGGCATTTGGGACTGGCGTTCGTTCTGGAACCTGACCGCCTTCCTGTCGATTATTTTGGCCGTAATGAATATTCTGCCCATCCCGGCACTCGATGGTGGCCATGTATTGTTCCTGCTCTACGAAATTGTTTCGGGCCGTAAGCCCAGCGATAAATTCCTGGAGTACGCGCAGATTGCCGGAATGGTGATTCTGTTTGCACTGCTGATTTTCGCCAACGGAAACGACATTATCAAATTATTCAAGGGTTAGTGTGTCATTTCCAGTGGATGAAGAACATCGTATGAAAAAAATTCTAAATTTGTAACCAAACCTTTAAAACATGACATTATGAACTTATTCGTGATAGCAGGGTTCATTGGCCCGCAGGAAATCATTATCATACTGGTCATTGTTCTGCTTCTGTTTGGAGGCAAGAAGATACCGGAACTGATGCGCGGCCTTGGGAAGGGTATGAAAGAGTTTAAAAACGCCACCAACGATGAGGGCGGTTCCGAGGAGAAATCTTCGAAGAAAGAGGAGAGTTCGAAAGAGACACTCAAAGAGTAGACTGAAAAATATTCAGACTGATACAACACAGAACCCTGGTTCAGATGAGCCGGGGTTTGTTCGTTGATATTCTTTAACTTTTTTTCCTAAAATGATTTTGTTAATTTCGAATTAACCATTGTATCATTTTGTAAGACAACGTTTGATAACCATGCAGCCTTGACCTGACCATTTGTGATTCGTCCCGGAATGGGAACCGGATTACGGTTTTGTCGCAAGGTTGTTTCTGTTTATTTTCTTATCGAGTCAATAAATCTAAAATATAGCGTATCATGAAGAAGATACTATTTCAACTGACTGTCACCTTTGTATTGGGAGCGATGCTTTCCTCCTGCGGGGGAGACAGTAATCCAACAATGAAAAATTCTACCGGAAAGCCAGGCGAAATTGTTGTCGTGATTCCTAAGGCTACCTGGGAGGGCGAGGCAGGCGATACCATCTTTCATTTCCTGGCGCAGCCTGTTGCCGATTTGCCCCAGGAGGAGCCGATGTTGAACGTGGTGCATATCCCGCCGCAGGCATTTGGCGAGATTTTTAAAACCGGCAGAAATCTTCTGCTGACAAAGATTAACCCTTCGGTGAAAGAACCTAAGATTACGATACAGCGCAATGTGTGGGCGAAACCGCAGATAATTGTTTCGGTACAGGCGCCCAATGAAAAGAGTTTTACCGATTTCTTTGCCAAAAAGGGAAACGATATCGTGAGCATCTTCGTGAAAGAAGAGCGGAACCGGCTGATGAAAATGTATGCCGACCGGAAATTTAAAAACGATGCGGTTGCCGAGCGGATGGCAAAAGAGCACCACTTTACGCTCAACGTGCCGAAGGGATTTGTGGTTTCAGTGGATACGACCAATTTTGTGTGGATTCGTTACGAAACTCCGAACATCAGCCAGGATGTAATCGCTTACTGGTACCCGTATACTTCCGATAGTACCTTTACCAGGAATTATCTGCTGAATAAGCGCGATTCGGTCCTGAAGAA
This Prolixibacter sp. NT017 DNA region includes the following protein-coding sequences:
- a CDS encoding DUF4837 family protein translates to MKKILFQLTVTFVLGAMLSSCGGDSNPTMKNSTGKPGEIVVVIPKATWEGEAGDTIFHFLAQPVADLPQEEPMLNVVHIPPQAFGEIFKTGRNLLLTKINPSVKEPKITIQRNVWAKPQIIVSVQAPNEKSFTDFFAKKGNDIVSIFVKEERNRLMKMYADRKFKNDAVAERMAKEHHFTLNVPKGFVVSVDTTNFVWIRYETPNISQDVIAYWYPYTSDSTFTRNYLLNKRDSVLKKNVPGPDKGTYMMTERQIPTLFRAFKLNGNYTAMLRGLWKVHGDFMGGPFVSISTLDPIRGRVLTLEGFVYAPKKDKRELMRQVEAMIYSVRFPDQKKNDKINRMAEMGNDTSAPPVDSVETK
- the tatA gene encoding twin-arginine translocase TatA/TatE family subunit encodes the protein MNLFVIAGFIGPQEIIIILVIVLLLFGGKKIPELMRGLGKGMKEFKNATNDEGGSEEKSSKKEESSKETLKE